The Vitis vinifera cultivar Pinot Noir 40024 chromosome 7, ASM3070453v1 genomic interval ttcctttttttttttctttatacaaAATACAGGGAAATTGAACTCGACTACAAGAAAAATTTACAGTCTGGAGGGAAAACAATGGACACACCAATGCAATTGTACAAAGGGAGAAGAAACTGAACAATCTCATGGGGACTATTTTGACTGTGAATGGACTATCTTCTTTGATTCGATTTCTCTCACACTCTGAACTATGCCGTCGATGTTTCTTGACAAGTGATTGGAGTGCTCCTCCATGTCTCTCAAGACCATGTCAAGCTGTTCTTGAAAAGCTGCACATCGCTTTCTCTCACGCTGTAATTCGGCGGTCAACTCTCGAATCTTTATGTCTTTTTCATCCTGGAAAAGCAACCCCAGAAGGAagtttattaaatattagaaaggTAATGACTGAAGAATGCAAACAAAAATTTTTCAATGCTCTAGGAATAGAGACAGAACCTATTATGAATGATATTAACAATTGAATAAAAGTGATCATTTGTGTCAGCTACTCATCAGTTTCAGATTATCTCCACCTCTTAAAATACTTTTCCTGCCTCAATTTTCATCTCATGATGGACATTAGCAAAGTGGCATCACTAAACCAAAACAGCATGACATTTTTAAAACTACTCATCACCCTTCTTATCTATTGTGGGGatgaggaagagagagagagagagagagagataataGTGCCATCTGCATATAGAAAATCAGACACAAACTCTCTTTTCCTATCCCTTCCTCATAGCTGAAAACCTTCTATCATCCCTCCCAATTTGGCCCTGTTAATAAATCTACTAAATCCTCCAAATAAAGATGAACAAATAGGGGCTCCTCCTTAAACCTCACACCCTGTTGAAGTAACCAGTTTCAAGCCAAGATCCAACTCCATTTTTCAACAGAAACTTTTATTCATTAAGAGACAGATAATTGAGCTCCAGCTGACACTATCTTACAGCTTTAAACATCCAGAGTCCCAAGAAGACCAAGAAAATTGCTCCTTCAACCTAGAATCCACATATAGCCTAAGGGGCCACATCTAAATTTGCTGTCCATTCACCAAACCATTTGGGAGCAAGGCGGTCAAGTTCTTAAATCACAACTCCACTACTTGAGGATGAAGCTTACGAAAACTCACCAGGCCACAAATATTCAAGCTCTCTCCATTCTTCTTAAGCAATAGGGTTAAAAAAGGTGGAATTCAAACTTCTCTTTCACTCCCCATCTCATAGACTGCTCTAAACACCATCATCAAATCCTCCCACACCAAACTCTAACAggtcttgaaaataaaaataaataagctaAGTGAAGGCATCCAGATGCAGCATCTTATAGCATGTCAGAGAAATCACCACCTCCTCTCCAACAAAAATGGCTTCTCCAACTCCTCCTCTCATCCTCCCCAAGCACATCAAAACCCAACCTGTTAAAACCTGGCCTCCATCTCTGCTCCTCAGAAAACCACCTCTCCTAGAACCCCATACTTCCAACCCTAATATCTTCCTTCCTAGATATCAATGTCCCATTAATTATCAACATTCCAATATGATTGAAATGAGGATGATACTTGGAAACCCTCCAAAAAACTTCATGTTCTCATCCCCTTCCTTGAGCCACCCAGCtcataagtttttttctttaattgagTCCTCTCTCATCCTTCAAACCCTTTTGGCTTAAAACCCATAAAGCATCCCAAAGTCAAACTATCCCACTCTCTCCTTCTCATCCAAAGCAGTGATTCCCATTCTCAACTCTCCAGCTCTTCCTTCTCCCACCTCTGTAGCTaccacatgtttttttttaaagtaacttccacaatttttaacaggaaaaaaaaaaaaaaaccaaaaaggcTAAGAGAATGCTTCCCACCATCCTTCCACTTGAACGGAGCTATTACAACCAAAGGAATCCTTCCACAACTTTGTCTTGCACAAAGAAAATGGATTGCACTAAAATATCCACCAAAGCACAATAGATGATCCTAATTAACATGGATCCTTGCTAAACTCCCCTTGAAATCCACTGGTAGCACCATTCTCATTCTTCATCCATTCTCTGATTCCACATTCATGGAAAGTCCCCTTTTAATACGCCCTACCCCCATAAAAAGCCTAGTCATGACTCCTCGCTTCCCATAAAGCACTAACAACCTTTTTTTAACTTACATCGTCCACCTCAGTTTCCTAAAGACAAACCACCTCTCATCTCAAGTCCCTTAAAAAATGTTCAACCTCCAAGATCTAAGAGGTTAATTTGATCTCACTTCAGCCTTAAACATAGGACGTATCTTTGAGTAGGAGGCCAACTCCCATGGATGTAACTGGCAACTTGGGTATTTCTAGTGTCTAAAGTGCCTTTAAGCTTTTTGGTTTTATTGCCTTTTTCTGCCTTGTATGGCTTCTCTTAGCACAGTCTGAGTATAGTCCTCCTTATGCATATGGGTTTCACCTGTACTGTCacatttgatatattttttcttcatctaacaaagaaataaaaagaattggCCATTTTCCCTACTGGCTTTTGTTGTTCCTAGATAGCTCTTTGAATTTCTTGAGAACTAGAAAGCAAGGCATTGGATTCCATTCAAGAGTTGGACCATAAATTTTACACCAGGAAACATTGCCACCATTGCCGCTAAAATTATTTAGCAACCACTTCATGGAGATAATAGGAATACTGTCTAATCACTGGAATCCAGCACTCAGCAAGCAAGCTAGGCCTACTGACCTTAACAGTTATTTTGTTTgtcattagtttttttttttcccctcaatgATGTGCTCTCATTTCTTTATCTATTTTTCAGTTGAAAAACTAACATTCTACAATCCATCACGATTGACAGGAAACATTACACATGAAAAGCTAGTAAATATACAaccaaattaatataaaaatgtgtCAATGCCTTATGCTATCTGAGAATCAATGTATTTatataggagaaaaaaaaatgaaggctcCAGAAACATGGTAGACAATCTAACTATAAAAATTAACTCAAACAAATATGTAATGCATagaatttaatgaaaaataatgatatgtACATAAAGGCAGGCACAAATACACAAAATAGAATTATATTGCAATGAGAACAAGATATTTGAAGTCTATCAACTGGTTATCAGATCAATAGATGGATGGGTCTTCCAtcctaaaatcataattttatgcCTCTTACACAGAATTTTGAGAAACCTCGTGTTCTATAGTGATACAATCACAATGCTATTGCAATGAAACCTCAAGgtataaagaaaatttatatggTTCTGTCTCTAGAACAACTTCTTATGTCATCTCcacaataatttcaaatataaggaaagaaaaattgaccaagatttcaaatataaagaaaCAATATCCATGATATATTCAtcatccaaaaattgttttcattctcTAAACACAAAATTCTTATCAATGTTTTAtactataaaatttaaaattcgttGTACTTGTAAAATATTGTTGCATGTCTCTCAGTGTGTGTCTAGCATGAACAATTCTCATTTTGGTTGATTAGAAAACGATATCTATAgataaaagaagagaaagatgGGGCATCCTTTGAGGAAGTAATGCAGGAGAAAGCTGGAAACCTAGAGGGAAGTAAAAGTGCCAAAGGATTAAAAACCCTCCTCCCCCTTCCAACACCCAATAAAAGAAGCCACTTTTGCTCCATCCCCATGTTgtcaaaaatattgaatatagaATTCATTTCAAGTCACAATGAGATCCTTTTACAGTCTAAGTTGGTAAGGGAGATTCAGTTGTTGCAGAAGGGTATTCAAGGGTTCAAAATAGCAACAAAATAAAGCTAATCCACGAAGGCTTCAACTTAAGAGCAGGTCACCAAGGAggtatatgaaaaaaaaaatgtctcttTATCAACATAAATCTCTTCCATTCTAAGTAGGACAAACatcatctttcttttctttcacttgGTCCcggaataaataaaaattttaatatgtttcAGGATCCATGGACTACAATAAGGATTACTGAAAACCAGTTGTATGAGGGTGCTATCAAGGTTAAGTATTAGAACAAGAACCATACAAGACATTGTCAACTAAAGCCAAATACCCCCAAAAAAacaaaggttatgtttggttcctagagtactaaggaaaaaaaatgttaagaaaaattgttttctcatatttagttgtactataaaaaatacaaaagaaaataaaaaataattaaaattagtaaaaaacttatacattttaaaattatttaatctttatatagaagatttaaaataaatgaaatagtttgaagtagcatacaaaaataatttattgattttaaatcttttttttttttcttcaatttttcattccttctacttttcctctctattctcttctctcacatttttcctcaaattttccggaaaccaaacataacctaagggTTTTGCGAACTATAGGAATCATAGTTTCAATGAACTGAGAAGCAAGCACATGTCTGATTCATGTTAGACCAACAAAACTTATCCCTTCTTTTGGCCATTCAGAATATTGGTGGAATGATGGTTGTGGTTAAAATATCAGTTTATGTCCGTCTATGAGATTAGTACCATTTAACTCAATATTGGTGATACAACTCAAGTTTGGgtgaaatgcaaagaaaaacgCGATTAAgctataaaataagtaaaaacaaagcATATGTTACATATTCTGCTTTGTGCTGGCATGCCACGCATGTTCTATATGTGGCACTTATCCATGTGCTGGTTTGTAGATTTTTGCAGGACACACAGCATACAATAAACATAATGTGGCCCAAATAGCTATATAATTGTGTCCTTGTTGTGACCATTTCCTGCTTTGGTGTTGGTATACGTGGCACTTGTCCATGTGCAAGTTTGAAGATTTTCAcaagacacacacacacacaaacatgTCTATACTTGGTTTGcctcaaccaaaaaaaaaaaagcaatgacAGGTCAAGTTaccaattttcattttcttcagtTGCttgaaacaaaaatcataagGCATGCTCATCTCATCTGCTTGCTTCATCAAATGAATGCATTGCCATTACCATGGACTCAGAAGAAAAAATAGGGTAAGCTACAGACAAATTAACCAACAGAAAACAGTAATACACAATGCCAATTAAAAGCCACAGGCTTTTACAAGGTTCTCAAGATCTCAACTGGAAGctatgtaaaagaaaatgggtAATCTATctggctttaaatggaaaagaattgaaaaaaaaaagtgagatgTGGATGTAATTCTTAAAGGATTAGCTGCAGCAGAAGACAGGGGCAAGAAGCAAGGGGAAGATGGCCAAAATGCCAGTCCAGTGGAATTTAACTTTATTCCTCACTATGTGAGAAGTGTGCATTGTATAAATTGTATACCAGTGATTAAGAATGTGTGGCTTAGCTTGACTTCATATTCCTCTTACACAAGATAGCTTCAAAACTTTGATTTGCCAACTTTGCAGAGTGATAGTTACCttcatttttttgctttttctagGAAACGAAAACCAGTTCTAGAATGAAGGTAGTGATTTTATTGGAAGTCAAAGCCAGAGAAGTTGCCATAATCCACTCAAGCAGGTTAACCAAATCATCATTGTGAATATTAAGCAAAGAAGGATTTGTTCACATTTGAAATAGCAGAAACATGAATTGACTAGCATGACACCGCAAGAGGAAAAATATAGACCATAGCAGTGACCAATGCCCAATTGGGCCAACAAACAAGAGAGAGTAACACTTCAAAGCATACACAAATGCAGTAACATTGTGCAATAAAGTCAATTACCAACTAATACACATAGCAGCCATTAGGTTGTGGACTTAATGAAGGAAGGCACAATATTTCTGCATAGGCAAAAGTaggaaaacaagagaaaaacaTATTACACATCTGAAAGTTAGTAAAAAAGCCAGAAACAGTAGAGATGATAAAtccaaattaattattaaaaaaaaaaaaaaaagatgtagaGAACACCAATTCCTTAAGAGGAAgctaattattttcaaatttatgttcAAGTTAAGGGTCCTGACCGGTGTCTGAGATAGAAGCACAGTTCGACGACTGTTGGCAGGTGTGGCTACCAGCTGGTGATTATGCTCCTTCACAAATCTTGTGACAACCCATTTTCCTGTCTTCTCTTTCTTCACCACTATCATTGCTTTACACCCTTCCCTTGTAATTGCTCTGGGCTTCCTATTTTCACTCCTTCTGGGCCTCAACTTCCGGAAACCCTCTTTATTACATACAAGACGACGCCAAACAACCTTCCCATCACGCATTGATCGGCGGAATGCATCCACACGCATGATGAAGCCCAAATGTGTGGCATATGTATCATAGAACACCTTGGCAGCCTCTTCAGATTCAAACTCCATGCCTACATGAGGCTCCATCTCAGAATTTCCTTCATGTGCAACTAACTCTTTTCCATTAGAACTCTCTATCATTTCCCCATCCTCACCATCACTAAGGTGTTCATCCACTGCGATAAAACCATTTCACACCGATTAAAAGAATCCACAACCCAACAAAGTAAAACACCAAATCTCTTCTCACAAAAATCAAGGGCATGTTTGGCAATAACTCCAAAAATAATTctcagaaaacagtttttgaaaacaattcttaaaaaaagttCTCAATTGTTTTCATGAACagaattttgtttgaaaattcaaatataaaaaacagttttctagaCTTATTCTTCATGAAGAGGTTGCACTTACCTATAATATAGAAGCTGCCAaatcattttccatattttcaaaTGCTGTTCAAAGCACCATACAAAAAAGAATCCTGAAATTTATTCTGAAAAAGCAACttgttttcagaaaaaaatctGAAGAATTCTATCAAAAGTCTGCCAATCGCGTTTTCTATAatagaaaaaatgttttatgtCTTCAATAACAGTTACCAAACAGGCCCAAGTTTCTTTGACTCCAACCCATCaccaaatcaatttttcattctAAATGCTAGTTTACTTCGACAGAAAATCCTTTCCCACAAAATTCCCCCCAATAAAGAAAAAGGGATCTGTTCTCCTAAAATCTAACCAGACAGTAgagataataatatattaatattttcacaTCTACAAACCGAACCCAGAGCTTGTTTGATCGCTAGGAAAGCATAGAACACGCGAAAACTTGGGATTttagagctttttttttttttttttaaacataatttgaCCCAGTTCTCTGTTTGGGATCCATGAAAGCACagaacaagaaataaaaccttgGGATCCTAAAAGATGTCAAAATTGaagcttctttttcatttttatttcctcCAGTTTCTCCGCAGCCAAACCTAGCAGAACGCTACCCAATTGCTCGAATCAGTAatataaatttgagttttatttcttgtaaCAAAATGAGAGCGACAAAACGAGTTCTGGAGTTGACCCAGAGCTGTGTTTGGTTGCCGTCAAAGCacagcaagaaaaaaaaaacaaacaaacaaacataacaAAACTTGGGATCTTAAAACATTCAAAAATTGGAGCTTCCTTATTTTCCCACTGTTTCCCGGCGCCCAAACATAACAAAACCCACCCAATTGTCAACATCAGTAGATATAAATTTCTGGGTTTTCTCCCTTGCAGATAAAAATTAATGGGTTTTTCATTTCTCCCCATAAATGAAATTAGAATGACAGTACCAGGGGTTGAAACTTGAAACTCATGATAAAGTTGAaagatatgaaataataattaatttctttagcttaaagattgatgaaaaaaaaaatcttcaaattgaCAGAAGAAAGAATTAAGGAAATGAAAAACTCACTTTGATTCGAGAGATCCAAATCCCAGAACCTAGAAGAATTGAAAGATCCAAATTCCAAAAACTTGAGTAGAGTGGTTGAGCTGCCACTGAGTCAAGAGGGAAGAGAGGTTTTGAGTCCAAAAAGATGAGAGAGGAGGGTGAGAAAACAAAGGCAATGGCTTGTAGAGAGGAGGTGGACACATCTATTGTATGCATTAGATTGAGGGCCACCATTCCGTGGGCCAGTCCACACAGAATGGTAAAGAGAAAAATTAGGAACTTAGGATTGGTTTCCAaagcccttttcttttttctttttttttaaatagttccaaaaaagttattaaaaatgatttttgagttattttcagaaataaaatttcatttgagATTCTaactataatataaaaaaattcttaatatttttaattatttttaaaattatccttagaatttttttaattattttttaaaataatctttcaaaCATTTAAAGACACattaaaattgttctaaaaatatattgttttctttcaattatttttactaaaaaaattatcaaacatttttctaaatttaaaaaaaattaaataataaagaataaaaaattacttctacaattttagaataaaaaaataatttgaaacaaaGTGTTTGGTATATATTCAGttagaattagaaaaaaataataattaaaataatagttaGAAACAATTATGATCATGTTTGAAACGGTTCTTTAAAATTCTTttctaatttagaaaaattagaaaatagtttttaaattagaaaatagtttttaaatttgaaaaacatatttgacaaacttgtaacaaaatataagttttttttaagaatttattctaaaaatatattatttttttagaacaaatttaagatgttttcaattttttttataaagcaCTAAGGaagaattgaaaatataaaaaatactttaaaatttttcataatatagaTAATTGTATAATACtttcataaaaggaaaaaaaaagtatatttttaCATAATAATCACAAAACAAGAATtctctaaaattatttcaagtTTTATGCACTCACCAATCAAAAATAATAAGAGATGATCAAATATAATACTTAtatcattaattataaatttgaattcctattttgtgatttttttttttcgtataaGTTTATGAAAAGAGAAGTGTgcgtgaaaaaaaaaacatgaatttttccaCCTTTTCAAAATCATAGAATTGTATTAAAAACTAGCAAATGTTGCTTTTAATGTTTAAGCCCAAATACTGTTTTGATGAAACTGATAATGTTATTAATTCCCACTTCAAATTTTCATTGGTTTCACCAAAGCCCAAATTTTTAGTTCTTGCATGATTGTTATTTAATACCTCACATTCATTGGTATTTATTCATACATCTGTTTTCTATATGATATTTAATATCCAACATGTTCTATGTTGTATGATGACATACTTCatcaataaatgaattaaattcatcttaaaaaaatacaaaattcattatattatatggggttttaatttttttttttctattttttttaaaataaaaattcttatataataGTACTCTtctacaaatatttaaaattttagaaaatttaaagttttattcctatgattttaaatatttttaaaagtgttttaaattatataaggTATGTATctattgattttaattcaaagttgacATCACTATGTTGTCATGGATATTAAAACAAGAACTTccaaaaatttttgttttttgtttttttggatcatcatagaatctaaaaagaaacttgaagactccttttcttttctatcaccatagatggatataaaaaaaaatgaaatttttacaataataaaaattcctgTACTTttataatggagcttacaacccatctattaaaatgaaaatatttttacaatcaAGTAAATATCTTATAATCCTATACCCCTTATGTGTACAACTTAATTTAAAGAATTTTCAATAAACTAATAATCATCAACAAATCCaaacataattataattataaccaTTATGTGGACATTCATTGATCTTTGGGCCATGGAATGAAAAACATATCCTCCAAAATAGAGTTAATAACCTAAAACATATTTAGCATGTTGGAACCTACCTTAGGGTTCTTATACCAGTTGTTAGGAATCCTAGATTATTCCATTTATGTCTTATATCTCATAGGGTGCATACATCTATTCTTAGGCATCTTTAAATTTACCGTAGtgaaataaaatgacaataaaaattattattaactatAGATTTAAATATATGAACTTCATACTTAGATCTGAATGTTCTCAATTCAATTTCTTACGGTGAAGAACATGTCTGAATAGTTTGGAGGTTTCGTATACTCAGAATCTTCTATCTGATGACTTAAACCACGATCTTGATACTTCAAGGTGTGGACTTTGAAAATGTGGAAACCTTGGTTATCTCTTTTTAAAGGTGGAAGACAACTAactaaagtcattttttttatcaatttttttttacggGTACGTGACGCCTAGGCAGGCATGTCCTCAACCTAATGGCTCAAGCACAACTTGCATTCAAAGACTCAATGATTCACGGGATTCTGCAATTCACACTAACTAAAGTCATTAAGAAACCTTAATCCTTTAAGAGGATATGGTTGTTTACTAGGCTTAGGTGACTTGAGTCCATCAAGATTTTGGTCATTTAATTTAGACCAAAACaagttttaattgattaattaactatatatggtaatttaattaatcaattagcctgaTCCAGATACCTTATTCATTATCATATATACAATCttatataattaccaaaatgcccttataaaCAATAATGAACCTGTAACaaattcaaccctcataaactgtACCATCATGATATATAAACTCATAGTGAGGACCACTAAGACTCATAGGAGTACTGGttccctcataatctaattataaagttgattcaatattccaCTAAAGATAATTAATTGCATTCCAATactctatgtaaataacaatgaaata includes:
- the LOC100852511 gene encoding protein FAR1-RELATED SEQUENCE 5 yields the protein MDEHLSDGEDGEMIESSNGKELVAHEGNSEMEPHVGMEFESEEAAKVFYDTYATHLGFIMRVDAFRRSMRDGKVVWRRLVCNKEGFRKLRPRRSENRKPRAITREGCKAMIVVKKEKTGKWVVTRFVKEHNHQLVATPANSRRTVLLSQTPDEKDIKIRELTAELQRERKRCAAFQEQLDMVLRDMEEHSNHLSRNIDGIVQSVREIESKKIVHSQSK